Proteins encoded by one window of Dietzia sp. B32:
- the gltX gene encoding glutamate--tRNA ligase, giving the protein MTASNVRVRFCPSPTGTPHVGLVRTALFNWAHARHTGGTFVFRIEDTDAARDSEESYQSILEALRWLGLDWDEGPEVGGPYAPYRQSERRDLHLDVVRRLVEAGEAYESFSTPEEVEARHRAAGRDPKLGYDGFDRDLTEEQKQAFRDEGRGAVIRLRMPDEDLSWDDLVRGETVFKAGTVPDFVLTRANGIPLYTLVNPVDDALMKITHVLRGEDLLSSTPRQIALYRALMRIGVAEAVPSFGHLPFVMGDGNKKLSKRDPESDLFLHRDRGMLPEGLLNYLALLGWGLSDDRDVFSLREMVDAFDVRQVNANPARFDQKKADAINAEHIRQLPVDEFARRLREYLVAHPAEDGLTLPEELDGPRWAMVADLLQTRIVVLSDAWDLIRFLIVDESAFTVDEKSAAKNLKAEAREVVDAAIAALEAVEEWTTPTIEAALSGALVENLGIKPRKAYGPVRVAVTGSHISPPLFESLELLGREVTLSRLRSAPVAD; this is encoded by the coding sequence ATGACCGCCTCGAACGTCCGCGTCCGCTTCTGTCCGTCTCCCACCGGAACACCCCACGTGGGTCTCGTCCGCACGGCACTGTTCAACTGGGCCCACGCCCGGCACACGGGCGGCACGTTCGTCTTCCGCATCGAGGACACCGACGCCGCCCGGGATTCGGAAGAGTCCTACCAGTCCATCCTCGAGGCGCTGCGGTGGCTCGGTCTGGACTGGGACGAGGGCCCCGAGGTGGGTGGCCCGTACGCGCCGTACCGCCAGTCCGAGCGTCGCGATCTGCATCTCGACGTCGTGCGCAGGCTCGTCGAGGCGGGGGAGGCGTACGAGTCGTTCTCCACCCCTGAGGAGGTCGAGGCCCGGCACAGGGCCGCCGGGCGCGACCCCAAGCTCGGATACGACGGGTTCGACCGCGACCTCACCGAGGAGCAGAAGCAGGCCTTCCGTGACGAGGGACGCGGCGCGGTGATCCGGCTGCGGATGCCGGACGAGGACCTGTCCTGGGACGACCTGGTCCGCGGGGAGACCGTGTTCAAGGCGGGTACAGTGCCGGACTTCGTGCTCACGCGCGCCAACGGGATCCCCCTTTACACGTTGGTGAACCCGGTCGACGACGCGCTGATGAAGATCACCCACGTCCTCCGCGGCGAGGACCTGCTCAGTTCCACCCCGAGGCAGATCGCCCTCTATCGCGCCCTGATGCGGATCGGGGTGGCCGAGGCGGTCCCCTCGTTCGGGCACCTGCCCTTCGTGATGGGGGACGGCAACAAGAAGCTGTCCAAGCGCGACCCCGAGTCGGACCTGTTCCTCCACCGCGACCGCGGGATGCTGCCGGAGGGGTTGCTCAACTACCTGGCGCTCCTCGGATGGGGGCTCTCGGATGACCGCGACGTGTTCTCCCTCCGGGAGATGGTCGACGCGTTCGACGTTCGCCAGGTCAACGCCAACCCGGCCCGCTTCGACCAGAAGAAGGCCGACGCGATCAACGCCGAGCACATCAGGCAGCTTCCGGTGGACGAGTTCGCCCGCCGCCTGCGCGAGTACCTCGTCGCACATCCGGCCGAGGACGGGCTGACGCTGCCCGAGGAACTCGACGGCCCGCGGTGGGCGATGGTCGCGGACCTGCTCCAGACCCGCATCGTGGTTTTGTCGGACGCGTGGGACCTCATCCGGTTCCTCATCGTGGACGAGTCCGCGTTCACGGTCGACGAGAAGTCGGCTGCCAAGAACCTCAAGGCGGAGGCCCGTGAGGTCGTGGACGCCGCGATCGCGGCGCTGGAGGCGGTCGAGGAGTGGACGACCCCGACCATCGAGGCCGCACTGTCGGGCGCTCTGGTGGAGAACCTGGGCATCAAGCCGCGCAAGGCCTACGGGCCCGTGCGGGTGGCTGTCACGGGATCGCATATCTCGCCGCCGTTGTTCGAGTCGCTGGAGCTGCTCGGTCGCGAGGTGACGCTGTCCCGCCTGCGGTCCGCGCCGGTCGCGGACTAG
- a CDS encoding isochorismate synthase MenF gives MASGHHPDVARPVTAPDFLLSRPTGSLRTQGALNSFTDPADAALALRSGASGLVVGAIGFEPDAPAALVEPDVVVRVDGPLEPPAYFRRMRTRAHVAREIPTASEHRSRVSTAIAGVRSGEIDKVVLARAVRLASDEPIDPHAVCAALIDSSPAADGYLVDLSPAGGAYAGRVLVGSSPELLVRRRGDLVECHPLAGSAPRSADPATDQAAGRALRASGKDASEHAFVVDSLARALGPLCTDLEIPDQPTLTSTREMWHLGTRIRGRIADPRTTSLDLALAVHPTPAVCGTPTDGARRVIAAIEGDRGFYAGAVGWSDADGDGDWMVTIRCAEIDADRSGAIAWAGGGLVADSQPDDEVAETGAKLRTILRAFGAD, from the coding sequence GTGGCGTCTGGGCACCATCCCGACGTCGCACGCCCGGTGACCGCCCCGGACTTCCTCCTGTCCCGTCCGACCGGTTCGCTGCGCACCCAGGGTGCCCTGAACTCGTTCACGGATCCGGCGGACGCGGCCCTGGCCCTGCGCTCCGGGGCCAGCGGACTGGTGGTCGGCGCGATCGGGTTCGAGCCCGACGCGCCCGCGGCCCTGGTCGAACCCGACGTGGTGGTCCGCGTCGACGGGCCGCTGGAGCCCCCCGCCTACTTCCGCCGGATGCGCACCCGCGCCCACGTCGCCCGGGAGATCCCCACGGCGTCGGAGCACCGATCCCGGGTGTCCACCGCGATCGCCGGGGTGCGCTCCGGCGAGATCGACAAGGTGGTGCTGGCCAGGGCCGTCCGTCTCGCGTCCGATGAGCCCATCGACCCTCACGCCGTGTGTGCGGCTCTGATCGACTCCAGCCCCGCTGCGGACGGCTACCTGGTCGACCTCTCCCCCGCCGGTGGGGCCTACGCCGGCCGGGTCCTGGTGGGCTCGAGCCCGGAGTTGCTCGTCCGCCGTCGTGGCGACCTGGTGGAGTGTCACCCCCTGGCCGGCTCCGCACCACGGTCCGCCGACCCCGCCACCGACCAGGCCGCCGGGCGTGCCCTGCGCGCCTCCGGGAAGGACGCCTCCGAGCACGCGTTCGTCGTGGACTCGCTCGCACGGGCGCTCGGCCCGCTCTGCACTGATCTCGAGATCCCCGATCAGCCGACCCTGACCTCCACCCGCGAGATGTGGCACCTCGGCACCCGTATCCGGGGCCGTATCGCCGACCCCCGCACCACCTCGCTGGACCTCGCCCTCGCCGTTCACCCCACCCCCGCGGTGTGCGGGACCCCGACGGACGGGGCGCGCAGGGTGATCGCGGCAATCGAAGGGGATCGGGGGTTCTACGCCGGGGCCGTCGGCTGGTCCGACGCCGACGGCGACGGCGACTGGATGGTCACCATCCGGTGCGCCGAGATCGACGCGGACCGCTCGGGGGCGATCGCCTGGGCGGGCGGCGGCCTGGTCGCGGACTCCCAGCCGGACGACGAGGTGGCGGAGACCGGCGCCAAACTCCGCACCATCCTGCGGGCGTTCGGAGCCGACTAG
- a CDS encoding fumarylacetoacetate hydrolase family protein: protein MRLARIAHPQGFAFVEVRGDISDPSSLICAEISEHPFGTPEFTGRDWPLADVRLLAPILASKVVCVGKNYADHAEEMGSAAPAEPLIFLKPNTSVIGPEAAIAYPPSSERVDHEGELAVVIGQPCRDVAAARAHEVILGYTCANDVTARDQQLSDGQWTRGKGYDTFCPLGPWIVTDLDPNGLDVRVTLTHSDGTSEVRQDGNTSQFMHTVGEIVEYVSRVMTLLPGDVILTGTPAGVGPMLPGDRVKVEIEGIGSLTNPVVDR from the coding sequence ATGCGTCTCGCCCGTATCGCCCACCCGCAGGGTTTCGCCTTCGTCGAGGTCCGCGGAGACATCTCCGACCCGTCCTCACTGATCTGCGCCGAGATCTCCGAGCACCCCTTCGGTACCCCCGAGTTCACCGGACGGGACTGGCCGCTGGCCGACGTGCGTCTGCTCGCCCCGATCCTGGCGTCGAAGGTCGTGTGCGTGGGCAAGAACTATGCCGACCACGCCGAGGAGATGGGGTCGGCGGCCCCGGCGGAGCCGCTGATCTTCCTCAAGCCCAACACCTCGGTGATCGGCCCGGAGGCGGCCATCGCGTACCCGCCGAGCTCCGAGCGTGTCGACCACGAGGGCGAGCTGGCCGTGGTGATCGGGCAGCCGTGTCGGGATGTCGCCGCCGCCCGCGCCCATGAGGTCATCCTCGGATACACCTGCGCCAACGACGTCACCGCCAGGGACCAGCAACTATCGGACGGACAGTGGACGCGTGGGAAGGGCTACGACACGTTCTGCCCACTCGGGCCGTGGATCGTCACCGACCTGGACCCCAACGGACTGGACGTCCGGGTCACTCTCACCCACTCCGACGGCACGTCCGAGGTGCGCCAGGACGGCAACACGTCCCAGTTCATGCACACCGTCGGCGAGATCGTCGAGTACGTGAGCCGGGTCATGACGCTCCTGCCCGGCGACGTGATCCTCACGGGCACCCCGGCCGGGGTGGGCCCCATGCTGCCCGGAGACCGCGTGAAGGTCGAGATCGAGGGCATCGGCTCCCTGACGAACCCCGTCGTCGACAGGTAG
- a CDS encoding exonuclease domain-containing protein, which translates to MVLQRLTSAGRRRRAARRAPDGPLRRFLETPTPDPDTPLEELSLLAVDVETTGLDSRHDRVLAVGFVPIDGDRIDLGGAGSMVVRPDHRPGDDDDGVGQSATVHGLTDDRVAAGADVVDVLDLVFTALTGRILVAHYSPIEVDFLGAVCRRTCGVRPPLESVDTLELHRRVLGGGVDMGFTADPSPERLRLWGARERYGLPRYRAHDPLVDALACAELYLAQVPELRDRGARTLRDLRTA; encoded by the coding sequence ATGGTGCTGCAACGGCTGACCTCGGCGGGTCGTCGTCGCCGGGCCGCGCGGCGGGCCCCCGACGGACCGCTGCGACGATTTCTGGAGACACCCACGCCGGATCCGGACACGCCGCTCGAGGAGTTGTCGCTGCTCGCGGTGGACGTGGAGACCACGGGACTCGATTCGCGCCACGACCGGGTGCTGGCCGTGGGGTTCGTCCCGATCGACGGGGACCGGATCGACCTGGGCGGCGCGGGGTCGATGGTGGTGCGCCCGGATCACCGCCCGGGCGACGACGACGACGGGGTGGGCCAGAGCGCCACGGTGCACGGGCTCACGGATGACAGGGTGGCGGCGGGGGCCGACGTCGTCGACGTGCTGGACCTGGTCTTCACCGCGCTCACCGGGAGGATCCTGGTCGCGCACTACAGTCCGATAGAAGTCGACTTCCTCGGCGCAGTGTGTCGGCGCACGTGCGGAGTGCGCCCGCCGCTCGAGTCCGTCGACACCCTCGAACTGCACCGCCGCGTCCTGGGCGGAGGCGTCGACATGGGGTTCACCGCGGACCCGTCTCCCGAGCGACTGCGGCTCTGGGGTGCCCGCGAGCGGTACGGCCTACCCCGTTACCGGGCACACGACCCGTTGGTGGACGCCCTCGCCTGCGCGGAGCTGTATCTCGCGCAGGTCCCCGAACTCCGGGACCGCGGGGCGCGCACGCTTCGCGACCTACGGACCGCCTAG
- a CDS encoding DUF294 nucleotidyltransferase-like domain-containing protein yields the protein MDVELAEVRDFLARCAPFDELPGDVLDRLPARLGQRYHRRGTVIIDAGAANDTLHIIRTGAVEVCDPDGALLDARDEGDCFGYSTLTRPSTSRYRMEAVADTLLLEMPRAVFDELAAEYPSIRDFFGERSDRIRQDLASARVAAAGGDPLSTPVGDLLIRDAVTTAPGTTILEAAQIMSRERVSALLVVRDGRVVGIFTDRDLRSKVVAVGGDTGQPVSTIMTPDPVSVDAGTRAFDATLLQIEKGVHHLPVCENGVPVGMVTSGDLLRLAQADPVYLAARISRAQDADGVAELSARLLPLVAEFVRRGTTPRDIGRVVTATADAATRRLIALAESELGPPPVPYCWVGLGSQARGELGVASDQDNALILDDRAAAGAGADAYFAALAERVCTGLDRAGFPLCPGEVMATNPRWRRTCSDWEQTVRDWVGAPEAESVLHSQVFFDLRPVHGETALAERVRRETVVRSQGSPRFQAHLARIACDWQPPLGFLRGLVVARRGEYRNTLDLKAGGVAPVVQIARLYALSAGLDEVSTIDRLDAAATAGVIARSDAENLIEAFRFLRGLASRHHGRQISEGSALDNNVDPSTFGTKDRHRLRAAFRIIAGAQSALAIRYRVGQM from the coding sequence ATGGATGTCGAACTCGCCGAGGTGAGGGACTTCCTCGCGCGCTGTGCCCCGTTCGACGAACTGCCCGGGGACGTACTCGACCGCCTGCCGGCGAGGCTCGGTCAGCGCTATCACCGCCGGGGGACGGTCATCATCGACGCGGGGGCCGCCAATGACACGCTGCACATCATCCGCACGGGTGCCGTCGAGGTGTGCGATCCGGATGGTGCCCTGCTCGACGCCCGCGACGAGGGTGACTGCTTCGGTTACTCGACGCTGACCCGCCCCAGCACGTCGCGGTACCGCATGGAGGCGGTCGCGGACACCCTGTTGCTGGAGATGCCGCGGGCGGTCTTCGACGAGCTCGCGGCCGAGTATCCGAGCATCCGGGATTTCTTCGGCGAGCGCAGTGACCGGATCCGGCAGGATCTGGCCTCGGCGCGCGTCGCCGCGGCCGGCGGGGACCCCCTGAGCACCCCGGTGGGGGATCTCCTGATCCGCGACGCGGTCACCACCGCCCCGGGGACCACGATCCTGGAAGCGGCGCAGATCATGTCGCGGGAACGCGTCTCCGCGCTGCTCGTGGTGCGGGACGGGCGCGTGGTGGGCATCTTCACCGACCGTGACCTGCGTTCCAAGGTGGTCGCGGTCGGTGGTGACACCGGGCAACCCGTGTCGACGATCATGACCCCCGACCCGGTCTCGGTGGACGCGGGCACCCGCGCGTTCGACGCGACACTGCTCCAGATCGAGAAGGGCGTCCACCACCTGCCGGTGTGCGAGAACGGTGTTCCGGTGGGGATGGTCACGAGCGGGGACCTGCTGCGCCTCGCCCAGGCGGACCCCGTGTATCTGGCCGCGCGGATCTCCCGGGCCCAGGATGCCGACGGGGTGGCCGAGTTGTCCGCGCGGTTGCTGCCGCTGGTCGCCGAGTTCGTCCGCCGCGGGACCACGCCGCGGGACATCGGCCGTGTCGTCACCGCCACCGCCGACGCGGCCACCCGACGGTTGATCGCGCTCGCCGAGTCCGAGCTCGGCCCGCCACCGGTGCCGTACTGCTGGGTGGGACTCGGCTCCCAGGCCCGCGGTGAGCTCGGGGTGGCCAGTGACCAGGACAACGCGCTGATCCTCGACGACCGGGCCGCTGCGGGAGCTGGCGCGGACGCGTACTTCGCTGCACTCGCGGAGCGTGTCTGCACGGGGCTGGACCGGGCCGGCTTCCCGCTGTGTCCGGGTGAGGTCATGGCGACCAATCCCCGGTGGCGGCGGACCTGTTCGGACTGGGAGCAGACGGTTCGGGACTGGGTGGGAGCCCCGGAGGCCGAATCGGTGCTGCACAGCCAGGTCTTCTTCGACCTGCGCCCCGTGCACGGGGAGACCGCGCTCGCGGAGCGGGTCCGGAGGGAGACGGTGGTGCGTTCCCAGGGCAGTCCCCGTTTCCAGGCCCACCTGGCCCGGATAGCGTGCGACTGGCAACCTCCCCTCGGATTCCTGCGCGGTCTGGTCGTCGCGCGTCGTGGGGAGTACCGCAACACCCTGGACCTCAAGGCCGGGGGAGTGGCGCCCGTCGTCCAGATCGCCCGGTTGTACGCCCTGTCCGCGGGCCTCGACGAGGTGTCGACCATCGACCGGCTCGACGCTGCGGCGACGGCCGGGGTGATCGCCCGGTCGGATGCGGAGAACCTCATCGAGGCGTTCCGGTTCCTGCGTGGACTGGCCTCCCGGCACCACGGACGGCAGATCAGCGAGGGGTCGGCCCTCGACAACAACGTGGACCCCTCGACCTTCGGGACCAAAGACCGCCACCGGCTCAGGGCGGCGTTCCGCATCATCGCCGGGGCGCAGAGCGCGTTGGCGATAAGATACCGGGTGGGGCAGATGTGA
- a CDS encoding 3-isopropylmalate dehydrogenase produces MKLAVIPGDGIGVEVTAEALRVLDALVPGVSTTEYDLGARRYLRNGETLTDADIDSLRTHDAILLGAIGDPRSVPAGVLERGMLLPLRFALDHHVNLRPSRLFPGSATPLKNPGEIDFVVVREGTEGLYTGNGGAIRVGTPHEIGTETSVNTRYGVERVVRDAFARAQSRRNKLTLVHKTNVLVNAGGLWQRTVDEVAPEFPGVEVDYCHIDAATIYMVTDPSRFDVIVTDNLFGDIITDLAAAVTGGIGTAASGNIDASGTNPSMFEPVHGSAPDIAGQGKADPTAAILSVALLLRHLGHTGEADRVEAAVEADLGSRGDAPIVTSEVGDRIVAAVSGQTPPG; encoded by the coding sequence ATGAAGCTCGCAGTCATCCCCGGCGACGGCATCGGCGTCGAGGTCACGGCCGAGGCGCTCCGGGTGCTCGACGCCCTGGTGCCCGGCGTCTCCACGACCGAGTACGACCTCGGCGCGCGGCGCTACCTGCGCAACGGTGAGACCCTCACCGATGCCGACATCGACAGCCTCAGGACGCACGACGCGATCCTGCTGGGTGCCATCGGTGACCCCCGGTCGGTGCCGGCCGGTGTGCTCGAGCGAGGCATGCTGCTGCCGCTCCGGTTCGCACTAGACCACCACGTCAACCTGAGGCCCTCCCGGCTCTTCCCGGGGTCGGCCACGCCACTGAAGAACCCGGGCGAGATCGACTTCGTCGTGGTCCGCGAGGGCACCGAGGGCCTCTACACCGGCAACGGTGGCGCGATCCGCGTCGGCACCCCGCACGAGATCGGTACCGAGACCTCGGTCAACACCCGATACGGCGTCGAGCGGGTGGTCCGCGACGCGTTCGCCCGCGCGCAGTCGCGGCGCAACAAACTCACGCTGGTCCACAAGACCAACGTCCTCGTCAACGCCGGTGGGCTGTGGCAGCGCACCGTCGACGAGGTGGCTCCGGAGTTCCCCGGTGTCGAAGTCGACTACTGCCACATCGACGCCGCCACCATCTACATGGTCACGGACCCGTCCCGGTTCGACGTGATCGTCACCGACAACCTCTTCGGCGACATCATCACGGACCTGGCGGCCGCGGTCACCGGCGGCATCGGCACCGCGGCGTCGGGCAACATCGACGCCTCGGGGACCAACCCGTCCATGTTCGAACCCGTCCACGGTTCGGCCCCGGACATCGCCGGCCAGGGCAAGGCGGACCCGACCGCCGCCATCCTGTCGGTGGCACTGCTGTTGCGCCACCTGGGGCACACGGGCGAGGCCGACCGCGTCGAGGCGGCCGTCGAGGCCGACCTCGGGTCGCGCGGCGACGCACCGATCGTCACCTCCGAGGTGGGCGACCGGATCGTCGCGGCCGTCAGCGGTCAGACCCCGCCCGGCTGA
- the serA gene encoding phosphoglycerate dehydrogenase: MTASGRPVVLIADKLAQSTVDALGDAVEVRWVDGPDRPKLLEAVADADALLVRSATTVDAEVLAAAPNLKIIGRAGVGLDNVEIPAATERGVMVVNAPTSNIHSAAEHAVALLMAACRQIPAADATLREHTWKRSSFNGVELLGKTVGVVGLGRIGQLVAQRLAAFETNLIAYDPYLPAARAAQLGIELVDIDELVSRADIITMHLPKTKETAGLFDAERLARAKDGVVIVNAARGGLIVEDALVDALKSGKVRSAALDVFDTEPCTDSPLFELENTVVTPHLGASTSEAQDRAGTDVARSVLLALRGEFVPDAVNVSGGPVGDEVAPWLDLVRKVGLIAGHLCPGVPTTVNVEVAGELAAEQVDVLGLAALRGLFSAITDEPATFVNVGQMAEQRGVTHSVETRSESKSYRSTVTVTAVAADGATGRVTGTLSGLEKVQKIVRINERGFDLRAEGQNLFVHYSDRPGVLGKVGSILGGENIDIQAAALSQDASGEGASLILRVDRAVAEPTVDRIVSELGATATQINLD; the protein is encoded by the coding sequence GTGACAGCATCCGGACGGCCCGTCGTCCTCATCGCCGACAAGCTCGCCCAGTCGACCGTCGACGCGCTCGGCGACGCCGTGGAGGTCCGCTGGGTCGACGGCCCGGATCGTCCGAAGCTCCTCGAGGCGGTCGCCGACGCCGACGCGCTCCTCGTGCGCTCCGCCACCACCGTCGACGCCGAGGTGCTCGCCGCCGCGCCGAACCTCAAGATCATCGGTCGCGCCGGCGTCGGACTTGACAACGTCGAGATTCCCGCCGCCACCGAGCGGGGCGTCATGGTGGTCAACGCGCCCACCTCCAACATCCACTCGGCGGCCGAGCACGCCGTCGCACTGCTCATGGCCGCCTGCCGCCAGATCCCGGCCGCGGACGCGACCCTGCGCGAGCACACCTGGAAGCGCAGCTCCTTCAACGGCGTCGAGCTGCTCGGCAAGACCGTCGGCGTCGTGGGGCTGGGCCGCATCGGTCAGCTCGTGGCGCAGCGACTGGCCGCGTTCGAGACCAACCTCATCGCCTACGACCCCTACCTGCCCGCGGCTCGCGCGGCGCAGCTGGGCATCGAGCTCGTCGACATCGACGAGTTGGTCTCCCGCGCCGACATCATCACGATGCACCTGCCCAAGACCAAGGAGACCGCCGGTCTGTTCGACGCCGAGCGGCTGGCCCGGGCCAAGGACGGCGTCGTGATCGTCAACGCCGCCCGTGGCGGCCTGATCGTCGAGGACGCCCTCGTCGACGCGCTGAAGTCCGGCAAGGTCCGTTCCGCCGCGCTCGACGTGTTCGACACCGAGCCCTGCACCGACTCGCCGCTGTTCGAGCTCGAGAACACCGTCGTCACGCCGCACCTCGGCGCCTCCACCAGCGAGGCCCAGGACCGCGCCGGCACCGACGTCGCCCGTAGCGTCCTGCTGGCCCTGCGCGGCGAGTTCGTCCCGGACGCGGTCAACGTCTCCGGCGGCCCCGTCGGAGACGAGGTCGCGCCCTGGCTCGACCTGGTCCGCAAGGTCGGGCTCATCGCCGGTCACCTCTGCCCGGGCGTGCCCACGACGGTCAACGTCGAGGTCGCGGGAGAGCTCGCCGCCGAGCAGGTCGACGTCCTGGGCCTCGCCGCCCTGCGCGGCCTGTTCTCCGCCATCACCGACGAGCCGGCCACGTTCGTCAACGTCGGACAGATGGCCGAGCAGCGGGGCGTCACCCACTCGGTCGAGACCCGCAGTGAGTCCAAGTCCTACCGCAGCACCGTCACCGTCACGGCCGTGGCCGCCGACGGCGCCACCGGCAGGGTGACCGGAACGCTCTCCGGCCTCGAGAAGGTCCAGAAGATCGTGCGGATCAACGAGCGCGGTTTCGACCTGCGCGCCGAGGGTCAGAACCTGTTCGTCCACTACTCCGACCGGCCGGGCGTCCTCGGCAAGGTGGGTTCCATTCTCGGCGGCGAGAACATCGACATCCAGGCCGCCGCGCTGAGCCAGGACGCCTCCGGCGAGGGAGCGTCCCTGATCCTCCGGGTCGACCGCGCGGTCGCCGAGCCGACCGTCGATCGGATCGTCTCCGAGCTCGGGGCCACCGCCACCCAGATCAACCTGGACTGA
- a CDS encoding NAD(P)/FAD-dependent oxidoreductase codes for MGRVRADVVVVGSGPNGLAAALLCARAGRRVVVLEAQDTIGGGCRTLPMGDVASGIPGDLADGLMVDPCSAVHPMAGASPFFREFDLSAHGVEMVTPPVQLAHALPGRDAIVVPAAPSPDTLSEGLGSRAEADRWFSLIGPLGRRAEDVVATALSDQRSVPPVAATAALGAAFLRAHPRGALGDALGPDGRTLLSGISSHAITPLSSPAATGVGLVLGSLLHSPLGWTLPVGGSGAITAALEEAIRDAGGELRTGVGVDSLARIDARDVVFNTSSRILGEILMASSPSPSVARRARRLQEAPVGGAAAKVDLVLSGPVPWRDGRLADAGTVHLGGDSHAIAAAEREVAAGRHADRPMILVSQPWVTDPGRVAPDGRRPLWTYAHVPAFSDRDQTEQVLSALEEVAPGVRDVVVAAHCTPADRMAEHNANNAGGDIAAGRVDLRGLIARPVPRADPFATGVPGVWHASGSTPPGPGVHGTAGQHVARRILGRLPAHW; via the coding sequence GTGGGACGCGTTCGTGCCGACGTCGTCGTGGTGGGCTCCGGCCCCAACGGGCTGGCCGCGGCGTTGCTGTGTGCGAGGGCCGGGCGCAGGGTGGTCGTCCTGGAGGCGCAGGACACGATCGGCGGTGGGTGCCGGACCCTGCCGATGGGCGATGTCGCGTCCGGGATCCCCGGCGACCTCGCGGACGGATTGATGGTCGACCCGTGTTCGGCCGTGCATCCCATGGCGGGGGCCTCGCCGTTCTTCCGAGAATTCGACCTGTCCGCCCACGGGGTCGAGATGGTCACGCCCCCGGTGCAGTTGGCCCACGCGTTGCCGGGCAGGGACGCGATCGTCGTGCCGGCGGCCCCCTCCCCCGACACCCTCTCCGAGGGGTTGGGGTCACGCGCCGAGGCCGACCGGTGGTTCAGCCTGATCGGCCCTCTGGGCCGTCGGGCGGAGGACGTGGTCGCCACGGCTCTGTCCGATCAGCGGTCGGTCCCGCCCGTGGCCGCGACCGCGGCGCTCGGCGCGGCGTTCCTGCGGGCCCATCCCCGTGGCGCACTCGGCGACGCCCTGGGACCGGATGGGCGGACACTGTTGTCCGGTATCTCGTCCCACGCGATCACGCCGCTGTCCTCCCCGGCCGCGACGGGCGTCGGCCTCGTCCTGGGCTCGTTGCTCCACTCCCCTCTCGGCTGGACCCTGCCGGTGGGTGGCAGCGGCGCGATCACCGCCGCGCTGGAGGAGGCGATCCGGGACGCCGGCGGCGAGCTCCGGACCGGGGTCGGTGTGGACTCGTTGGCACGGATCGACGCCCGGGACGTCGTGTTCAACACCTCCTCGCGGATCCTCGGCGAGATCCTCATGGCGTCCTCGCCCTCTCCGTCCGTGGCCCGCCGTGCGCGCCGGCTCCAGGAGGCCCCGGTCGGCGGTGCGGCGGCCAAGGTGGACCTCGTGCTGTCCGGCCCGGTGCCGTGGCGTGACGGCCGGCTCGCCGACGCCGGGACCGTCCACCTGGGAGGGGACTCCCACGCGATCGCGGCCGCCGAGCGCGAGGTCGCCGCCGGCAGGCACGCCGACCGGCCCATGATCCTCGTCTCCCAGCCGTGGGTGACCGACCCTGGACGTGTCGCCCCGGACGGTCGGCGCCCGCTGTGGACCTACGCCCACGTGCCGGCGTTCTCCGACCGTGACCAGACCGAGCAGGTGCTCTCCGCGCTGGAGGAGGTCGCGCCGGGGGTGCGGGACGTGGTCGTCGCCGCCCACTGCACGCCCGCGGACCGGATGGCCGAACACAACGCCAACAACGCCGGTGGGGACATCGCGGCGGGGCGGGTGGACCTGCGGGGCCTCATCGCGCGCCCGGTTCCGCGGGCCGACCCGTTCGCGACCGGGGTGCCCGGGGTCTGGCACGCCTCCGGCTCGACCCCGCCCGGCCCGGGCGTGCACGGCACGGCCGGGCAGCACGTGGCCCGGAGGATCCTCGGCCGATTACCGGCTCACTGGTAG